The region ttaGCATCTGAAGAAATCTATTCTTGTCACTTGCCATGCTAGCATCCCTATAATGGGAAAACTagtaataatttcgattttcgcgATTTTCACTATAAAGTAGAACAACAGTTTTTCGAAGCAACGATAActaaacgtttttgaaatttatatttgccATGGTCGTTAGTATCAATCTTTATGTtaaatttttgcgaaaataATTGATGTAAAGAACAAATATCACCTGACTCAAATACAGTCAATCGCCAgaacaacttttattttctggTATTGACGTATGAGTTGAGCtgttaaatgaatttatttgttgaattgaaAGGTGCGATCGATAGGAAATTTTCCAGATTGATTTACTGATCTTTTGTTCATTCGGTTAACTCGTGAGTCATTGGTGTTTCGGTAAAAGTTAATTTGTTCGATGATTACATTTGATCTCTACACCCGAGTATAGCTTGGCGTCAAAGGTCATTATCAGAAaagaacaaaacaaagaaatttcttaCCGTATCGTTCGGACGACTCTTCTTTAATTGTGGAATTCTTAGCTTCAAAAACTTCAATAAGAACGAAAAACTGCATTTTTCACTTTAGAAATCCATAGACTTCTTTATTGGTCGACTCGCTGTTCAATCTTTCGTCAACGTTCAACACTCTCATCAATTCTTTATCTAAACACGTTCCAGCTGAGATGCCCAGCTCTATCGATCGGGACACGGTGTCGATGTGAAGAGAACCGGCACCATTTGTTCGAATGTTTGTGATTCCACCTAACACAATAGGATCATTAGTATCGCTGTATGCGAGGTCATTGAACTCTTTCActtacattttccattgtGATTCGAAACGCCGACGACTAAACTCGCCGAACTGCATGCTTCCTCTTCGGCTGACGGATCAACTACACAATGTTCACCAATTTTGCATATTGTTACCAACAACGGAACCGAGTCGATTTGCAGTCTTTCGCAGTCGTAGGGATCGTCTGACAGAGTTAGATCAACTGTACCGCCATCCATCAGGGCTGCTTGGACCTTTGGTACTCGTGTATTAAATAATGCTGCCTTAACTGCCAGTGAAACTGCATCGAATAGATTACCACCGCATTCCAAAatctatttcaaattttacggTTGATTGTATCCAACGCAATGTCATCGAAATTTTCCCTACTTACCAGAATGTCAACATACAATTTCCAGCACTGCTGACGAGGCAAAATGCACAGATTCTTCAACTGAAATGCCTTCGACGATTGATAGGCCTTTTGCAGTGTGTTCGAAATTTCCAGTGCCAATTCCTCTCCACCACGTCCTTCGAATTCCGGCGTTGCGTTTGCCGAACAATCTatgaaaaattcgatttttcccTCGTCATGTTTTTCTTGGTATGGTGTGTCGATTTCGGTTTTAATTCCTGCAATCcacaaaaaacactttgtcaatttaCTCAATCATGATACACTCTGAGCGTTCTTACCGACTAAAATATCAGTATTGGCCAGACGTAATCGTGCACTGCCACTCGCGTGACTAACAATGCCCGTTTCCAGTTCCATAGGTCGATAGTCGATGTTACTGCGACCATCAACACGGAAGTCTTCCTACAATTTCATTGCAAATTATGAACTCGGAGGTTTAGCTAAGTCTAATGGTTTTCACCTCGACTCCATGTGTGATGAATGTCTTTTCTGCTTCGGATAACAAAACGTTTGCCatttcaagaaattaaatttaaatatttcgtttaaagaaattattgtaaacaaaCATTCGCAACAATAGAGACCGCATGTCAGGCCGAATGTCAAAAATTATAACAGAGAAGGGGAGAAGATGATTGTAGTTTTTTTAAGTTAAGTTTCACAGCCTGGGAGGCGcaaaagatttaaattttttattcttaaTTTCTAAAATCATGTGATGTTAGATAAACGTATTCGGTGTTGTGTTCAGATGAATCAGCTTCGttcgttaaaatttatttttcaattcaatagtTCTACTGATTCATCCAAAACTCaaattctgaatttatttatttttttccttgcggtcgaaattcaaaatggaaaatgcggaggtctttctaacgtagcgtcattttcatacaatgaagcgttgaaatgtacttttcggttcactttttcatcgaatcgttcacttaaaattcaaattttaggcacacttacggcgtgaattcatCGCAGAAGCGGTCCActtttgaaaagtcaaataaGAGAccaatacactgtatgaaaaatgaacattgacataaattgaaataattttatttataaaatatagcGCTACCAGATAATTCAGGTCACTAGTCAAATCAAacactattttattttactctgccgtgtcaGTACCTATACTAGTATCCACTCCACACCAGCTtcacaaaaaagtttcttccGCATTAATTGAAggattcatcaattttttgttgactgAGTAGCAATGCGGTGCAAAGGTAAAGAGGTATTTATCATTTGTTATCCACAGCGTTGACAAAGACAATCAATTAGTTATGGTTTATGTGGTCTGTACAATAACTGTATGTTTATTGAAACAAAAGTATATATGATTATATAgatcacaaagctaacctcaaacaatgacagctagataaatttttggaacattgtggttagctttgtgaacatgacagctcatttgacatctcaaacgatattgacaatgatctattgatCTCAATATTTATGTATTAAACGAAGTAAGAGATGCGAGATCATTATACTTGTGGTTTATTAGCCGTCTGCGAAAGAGCGTAGAgtaattgaataatttatcgACAGAAGAATTGGTGAAAAAATGTCATACACtaacggaattttgaaaactgacacatttcctgtttctgtgttttactatagtttctgatttctccacataaaagtacatgcaaaattcacaaaaactactaattaaaacacaaaactgaaaatgtgtcggttttcaaaattacacGAGTgtataaaaagtaaaatgatcaTTTATTCAGTATAGACCCCGAGAGAATGAACAAATGGTATCAATGGTCTTGCCATCATACGTGCAGTTTCTTCTTGTCtcttcgaaatattgaattccaaaattaaataatcgaaatagtattttttgtaCCAAGAAATCCATTTCCTGGTTTTGTGCACAGTATAACTGAAATAGTAAAAACacttaaatttacttgaaaatattcaaacttcatattcaccatattaaatttgttcaatcaCTCCCTTggctgaaagtcagggtcgtACACCagaaaaatgtgggtaacaaaaaggttcactgtgattgaaaatgtatgaaatgctatgaaaaacgttaaatgtcgGTAACAGGGcacgataacttaagtaattctcaaccaatttggatgattctttttttaaatacgtggaattaaaatcccgaggctaagttcgaagatggcctatgtaggactaaggatctggaagctatccgagaaaaactggattttatactgttgatcatagcctcaataaaaaagattactttgatgaaatttgattttgtttggtagtgtgggtaaatcatataagtttgttttcgacgtgcatgaaactagtaggaagaataatttcatcattcgacGCCCATCTTTTAAcgtgtaaacatctcttgctAGTGAACTACTAACatcttgatagttgactatcaaatttgatagtagaataacaacttgatagttcaCTATCAAATTTGCTAGTGGAccatcaaatttgatagttgactatcaagttgtttgtcATTTTATCAAGTAGGTAGATTTTTTACTCTCTTTACAACCACATCTAACGCCAGCAAAATGCCGGTTATCAAATGAgcacactttgattaaaaattgtaagaaatgttaataaaaaagttaaatttttgcaggcAATATAATATGAATTATCTCTACtaatttctgaagattttttttttaattcatggaattaaatgaatcaaagagaatattgtaaaaattttacgagtgtgaagtttgcggccataGCGAAGCAaaggccgtaattcacacgagtcgtgatatttttattcacgattgaaggttttgtgaataGTAAATTTTTtcgagggattattttttctcggtctaccaataaatttctccttttacaaatatttcaaatccCTTTACCATTATAGAGTCGAAAGTGGtacaaatttaccgaaaatattggtaaactgagttatttttaacgatgaaccaaaaactaataaagttCATTTATTGCCACGTGAAGGCATGTTGAGTACTTGGggatttcctttttttgtataaaagtaGAGAAGAACATTTAtcgcactttttattttgtgaaaaagtcctcgttccacattcacaaaacaaactcctca is a window of Bradysia coprophila strain Holo2 unplaced genomic scaffold, BU_Bcop_v1 contig_350, whole genome shotgun sequence DNA encoding:
- the LOC119080154 gene encoding exosome complex component RRP42, which codes for MANVLLSEAEKTFITHGVEEDFRVDGRSNIDYRPMELETGIVSHASGSARLRLANTDILVGIKTEIDTPYQEKHDEGKIEFFIDCSANATPEFEGRGGEELALEISNTLQKAYQSSKAFQLKNLCILPRQQCWKLYVDILILECGGNLFDAVSLAVKAALFNTRVPKVQAALMDGGTVDLTLSDDPYDCERLQIDSVPLLVTICKIGEHCVVDPSAEEEACSSASLVVGVSNHNGKCGITNIRTNGAGSLHIDTVSRSIELGISAGTCLDKELMRVLNVDERLNSESTNKEVYGFLK